One window of Lawsonibacter asaccharolyticus genomic DNA carries:
- a CDS encoding stage IV sporulation protein B, which yields MEQETKQKPWTGIAAGVLVLCLILSLALSDGGARAASAGAVLELPRSGGGAQPVSGAQVGDKVVPLGRAVGIKLFSDGVLVVGLSAVETDSGPSSPGRTCGLKAGDIITHINGQEVNTIEEVQDILGDEQGDAMTLRATRNGKPVQLSVQAIQNTQGSYQLGVWLRDSMAGIGTMTFYDPDSGVFAALGHGINDVDTATLMPMESGSIMYASVTDVKKGESGAPGELHGSFDVNRDLGDLYANTNLGIYGVLRDGALSLHGEAVEVAAREEVHVGGATILSNIAGEQVEEYQVEITHVYPAAAGDTRNLMVQVTDPRLLETTGGIVQGMSGSPILQDGKLVGAVTHVLVNDPTRGYGILAENMVSQCVWEEQAQVS from the coding sequence ATGGAGCAAGAGACAAAGCAGAAGCCATGGACCGGGATCGCTGCCGGGGTCCTGGTCCTGTGCCTGATCCTGAGCCTGGCACTCTCCGACGGCGGAGCGCGGGCGGCCTCGGCGGGGGCGGTGCTGGAGCTCCCCCGGAGCGGCGGAGGGGCTCAGCCGGTCTCAGGCGCCCAGGTGGGGGACAAGGTGGTCCCCCTGGGCCGGGCGGTGGGCATCAAGCTGTTTTCCGACGGCGTGCTGGTGGTGGGCCTGTCGGCGGTGGAGACGGACAGCGGTCCGTCCAGCCCGGGCCGGACCTGCGGCCTGAAGGCGGGTGATATCATCACCCACATCAATGGTCAGGAGGTCAACACCATCGAGGAGGTCCAGGACATCCTGGGTGATGAACAGGGGGATGCCATGACCCTGCGGGCCACCCGGAACGGAAAGCCGGTCCAGCTCTCTGTCCAGGCCATTCAGAATACCCAGGGCAGCTATCAGCTGGGCGTCTGGCTGAGGGATTCCATGGCCGGAATCGGTACCATGACCTTTTATGACCCGGACAGCGGAGTGTTCGCTGCCCTGGGCCACGGCATCAACGACGTGGATACGGCCACGCTGATGCCCATGGAGTCAGGGAGCATTATGTACGCTTCTGTGACCGATGTAAAAAAGGGAGAGAGCGGCGCGCCCGGAGAGCTCCATGGCAGCTTTGACGTGAACCGGGATCTGGGCGATCTGTATGCCAATACCAATCTGGGCATCTATGGCGTCCTGCGGGACGGAGCGCTCTCCCTTCACGGGGAGGCTGTGGAGGTGGCCGCCCGGGAAGAGGTGCATGTAGGAGGCGCCACCATCCTGTCCAACATTGCCGGAGAGCAGGTGGAGGAGTATCAGGTGGAGATCACTCACGTTTACCCCGCAGCCGCGGGGGATACCCGGAACCTGATGGTGCAGGTCACCGACCCCCGGCTTCTGGAAACCACTGGAGGAATTGTCCAGGGGATGAGCGGCAGTCCGATCCTTCAGGACGGCAAGCTGGTGGGGGCGGTGACCCATGTCCTGGTCAACGATCCTACCCGGGGATACGGCATTCTGGCGGAAAATATGGTCTCCCAGTGTGTGTGGGAGGAGCAGGCCCAGGTCTCCTGA
- a CDS encoding recombinase yields the protein MPDKVLAFYIRLSSEDRDLKTNALKNESNSVFNQRRLLQDYYDTHESLHGHKVIVFCDDGVTGTHFDRPKFDELIEMARNQEIHCIMVKDLSRFGRNFLEMGNYLELILPLYGVRFISINDAFDSDDYLGVTGGLELALRNLINNMYSRDLSTKVRSAFRTRNLRGEYWGGNGFYGYQVHPHNKKRLIVDEQVRDIIVMIFESCVTGTTTSEIAQMLNDMGIPSPLEHKRRNGGFYNGVVKEETGIWLKGAVRKILTDERYTGKMITNTRETEEVGKPKMRSLPRDQWIIVPGTHEAIISEGLFRAAQNALQGRIRNVNKNTAGNRANNLFVCGCCGRKLRKNPAKEPHLVCPKNDSIKGAECAGLFVNQAQIEQAVLQMLREQSRSFLEQHCLMQACIDKKLSSIQTELDANTNMTRRLQSRKAELYEQYRAGRISREKFADIQKTDSEKLARLSSRAEEIKRLLVEHYESRGNLAAGKRTADQIILLKDYDPEIIRNFVERVRVYPSGEIEIDMRTSSGFAFVTAS from the coding sequence ATGCCGGATAAGGTGCTGGCGTTTTATATTCGTTTGTCGAGTGAAGACCGAGATCTCAAAACAAATGCATTGAAGAATGAGAGTAACAGTGTTTTCAACCAAAGGCGGTTACTCCAGGATTACTATGATACTCATGAATCGCTCCATGGTCATAAAGTGATCGTGTTCTGCGACGACGGTGTCACGGGAACACATTTTGACAGGCCGAAGTTCGATGAGCTAATTGAGATGGCTCGCAATCAGGAAATTCATTGCATTATGGTGAAGGACCTATCTCGTTTTGGAAGAAACTTCCTTGAGATGGGAAACTACCTCGAACTGATCCTGCCTCTTTATGGGGTCCGCTTTATCTCTATCAATGATGCCTTTGATAGTGATGACTACTTAGGTGTCACGGGCGGACTTGAGTTAGCCCTCCGCAATCTCATCAATAATATGTATAGCCGAGATCTATCAACCAAGGTGCGCTCAGCTTTTCGTACCCGCAATCTGCGTGGTGAATACTGGGGAGGAAACGGCTTCTATGGCTACCAAGTCCATCCTCATAATAAAAAGAGATTGATCGTAGATGAGCAGGTTCGTGACATCATTGTCATGATTTTCGAGTCCTGCGTTACAGGCACGACCACGAGCGAGATCGCTCAAATGCTGAATGATATGGGCATTCCATCCCCGTTAGAGCATAAACGGCGAAATGGCGGGTTTTATAATGGGGTGGTCAAGGAAGAGACTGGAATCTGGCTCAAGGGGGCTGTTCGAAAGATTTTGACTGATGAACGCTATACCGGTAAGATGATTACCAATACTCGAGAGACAGAAGAAGTAGGAAAGCCTAAGATGCGATCATTGCCCCGAGATCAATGGATCATAGTGCCAGGTACACATGAAGCAATCATTTCGGAGGGGTTGTTCCGAGCGGCACAGAATGCGCTCCAAGGTCGTATTCGGAATGTTAACAAGAATACTGCCGGAAACCGAGCCAACAATCTGTTTGTTTGTGGCTGCTGCGGGAGGAAGCTCCGAAAGAATCCAGCAAAAGAACCACACCTTGTTTGCCCGAAAAATGACAGTATTAAGGGTGCTGAGTGTGCAGGCCTCTTTGTCAATCAGGCCCAAATTGAGCAAGCTGTTCTTCAGATGCTGCGGGAACAAAGTAGGAGCTTCCTTGAGCAGCATTGTTTGATGCAGGCATGCATTGACAAAAAGCTTTCAAGTATTCAAACGGAGCTTGATGCTAACACCAATATGACAAGACGGCTCCAAAGTAGAAAGGCTGAACTATATGAGCAATACCGAGCGGGTCGCATAAGCAGAGAGAAATTTGCTGATATCCAGAAGACAGATTCAGAGAAGCTGGCAAGACTCTCAAGTAGAGCTGAAGAGATCAAGCGGCTTCTGGTAGAGCACTATGAGTCTCGAGGTAATCTTGCGGCGGGAAAAAGAACAGCAGATCAGATCATCCTGCTTAAAGATTACGATCCGGAAATAATTAGGAATTTTGTAGAGCGGGTTCGTGTGTACCCTTCAGGAGAGATTGAGATAGATATGCGTACTTCGAGCGGGTTTGCATTTGTAACGGCAAGCTAA